The following proteins are co-located in the Apium graveolens cultivar Ventura chromosome 5, ASM990537v1, whole genome shotgun sequence genome:
- the LOC141725031 gene encoding SUPPRESSOR OF GAMMA RESPONSE 1 — MAGSSWLVDGHRIATKIKSAAGAYDLERVSWKSNPTKPCPNCKHIVDNSDVTEQWPGLPRGVKFDPSDQEILGHLLAKAGCENLKPHPFINEFITTVENNDGICYTHPQNLPGVKQDGSVSHFFHRAIKAYNTGTRKRRKIHGDDLGDVRWHKTGRTKPVILDGVQKGCKKIMVLYVNVVRGGKAEKTNWVMHQYHLGTGEDEKEGDYVISKVFYQQQQVKQSEKSEGPSPDGVDNALITEVHQLSPKSVTPETSRPERRFPDYDEEKDSTLTVGFPAKHYELECHEDEGYTASEKHNGQVHIATENNDHQMGVENGNKYGDTTHGCDNGSQYLLDSEELVEAMILRDELLQSQTSNKNLNVKEEIDDKSKTSLTDNENHAGEDMIGWDSESQYLLNSQQMVEAMTLCDELLQSQSPDRNGAGFRKSDGKPCLSDYAYLGPENLKRDLEDCQALALDPANIDTDSAPDFRLSQLEFGSQDSFGL; from the exons ATGGCTGG ATCATCGTGGTTGGTGGATGGTCATAGAATTGCCACAAAAATCAAAAGTGCTGCTGGTGCATATGATCTGGAAAGAGTCAGTTGGAAGAGCAATCCTACCAAGCCGTGCCCAAATTGCAAACATATTGTCGACAATAGTGAT GTGACAGAGCAGTGGCCAGGATTACCAAGAGGGGTAAAATTCGACCCATCTGATCAAGAAATTTTGGGGCATCTACTTGCCAAAGCTGGTTGTGAGAATTTGAAACCTCATCCTTTTATTAACGAGTTTATCACAACTGTTGAGAATAATGACGGAATCTGCTATACGCATCCTCAAAATTTACCTG GCGTTAAGCAAGATGGTAGTGTATCTCACTTCTTCCATAGAGCAATCAAAGCCTATAACACTGGTACTCGGAAACGTCGTAAGATACATGGTGATGATCTTGGAGATGTACGTTGGCATAAGACTGGAAGGACCAAACCCGTTATCTTGGATGGGGTGCAAAAAGGGTGTAAAAAGATCATGGTTCTTTATGTGAATGTGGTTAGGGGTGGTAAAGCAGAGAAAACTAACTGGGTCATGCATCAGTATCACCTAGGTACTGGGGAAGATGAAAAGGAAGGGGATTATGTGATTTCCAAAGTGTTCTATCAGCAACAGCAAGTCAAGCAGAGTGAGAAAAGTGAAGGCCCTTCACCTGACGGAGTTGATAATGCTCTAATCACGGAAGTACATCAGTTATCTCCCAAGTCTGTCACTCCTGAAACATCACGTCCTGAAAGGCGATTTCCTGATTATGACGAGGAAAAAGACTCGACTCTAACTGTTGGTTTTCCTGCTAAG CATTACGAGCTGGAGTGTCATGAAGATGAAGGGTACACTGCATCTGAAAAGCATAATGGTCAAGTTCACATTGcaactgagaataatgatcatcaaatgGGAGTAGAAAATGGGAATAAATATGGAGATACCACACATGGGTGTGATAATGGTTCTCAGTATCTGTTAGATTCCGAAGAACTAGTTGAAGCAATGATTTTACGCGATGAACTTCTTCAGAGCCAGACTTCAAATAAGAATCTCAATGTAAAAGAAGAAATCGACGATAAGAGCAAAACTTCTCTTACAGATAATGAGAATCATGCTGGAGAAGACATGATTGGGTGGGATAGTGAGTCACAATATCTGTTAAATTCCCAACAGATGGTGGAAGCAATGACTTTGTGTGATGAACTTCTTCAGAGCCAATCTCCTGATAGGAATGGAGCTGGTTTTCGAAAATCTGATGGTAAACCTTGTCTTTCTGATTATGCTTACCTAGGACCAGAAAATTTGAAGAGGGATTTGGAGGATTGCCAAGCTTTAGCTCTTGATCCAGCAAATATAGATACAGACTCGGCTCCTGATTTTCGATTGAGCCAGCTT GAGTTTGGATCGCAGGACAGTTTTGGTCTTTGA